The segment GGCAGAAGCCCTGAGCCCCAGATTTAAAGTGTTTCTTCTAGAAGACCCCAGGAGACAATGGCCTCTGCTCTATTCCTGGGTCTCTTGCTCCTGATTCCAACTGCAGCAGGCAAAAATTGGGGTGGTAGTCAATGCCCAGCATGTGGAGTACCTGGTTCAGATCCTGAGAGGCAACGGGAACTGCTGCTCAATCTGGCAAAGCAAAGTATCCTGGATAAACTGCACTTAACTCAGCGCCCGACATTGATCCAGCCTGTGTCCAGAGCCACCCTAAGGACTGCACTGTGGCGTCTCCATGGTCCCCGGGGAAGAATTCTGTCTGGTAGAAGTTTAGAGGTTTCTGGGATTGGAGTTGAGGAACAGGAGTACGAGATCATCAGTTTTGCTGAAGCAGGTAGGTGTGGGACTGAGATATATAACCTCTTCTAAAATATAAAGCAATCCAACAATTCATAGAACTACTTTTAAAAGTAATAACAATTCAGCCCTCACCTCCTTCCccaaccttttcccttttcctgttgGGAACCTCATATAATGCAACCTACCCGCCACTCCCAGATTTGGCACGCACACATACAAAATGTAAAGATCAATATCCaggactctttcttttttatctgctCCCTCCTTATTCTACCCACTCCATGCCCTAATCCCTGGGGCCCTGGACAGTCCTTAACCTAGTTCCTAGGATGACTTGAGCAAGCTGAGAGCTAGGGGTGTTAAATTGCTTTGGGTGGTATAATAGGACCCTctgagcagagagaaagaaaccagAAGAGGAGAGGGTATATAAAATTATGCCCATACCTTAGTGATTTTAGGAACCAGACGATACAGACACCAATGATGCCCTCTCTAGCTGCCTACTGTTGAGGAGGGTATTGCGATTCCAGGCCAATATTTAGGCTTGGGAATTGGGattacaatgaaataaaaatacctagacttggagttagaagatctaGGTGGAAATCCTAGCTCGGATATTTAGTATCTATCTAGCCttgggaaaagtcacttcacttttctggatCCCAGATTctaaatctttaaaattaaggaGTTTGACTCCatggtttttaaagtctttttctgTAGTTTTAAATCGTATGAATTCCTATGAACTAGATCTGGTAACTCATGACTAGGTTAACCTACTCTGTAGCATAATGAACCTCAGTGACCCATTATTGACTAAATGGATAGGTTTTAGGAAATTTTGGGATATAAGAATTGGGGAAAACGATTAGATTTAAAAGGAAgtatccttcttccttttctagaaTCATGGTGTGGAGtatagagacagaggaaaaagaatcctaaaaaagaaaaagggagtggGAGTCAGGGAAAAGAGTTTGGGTTTGTGAAGCCACAAGGATTATCAGTTGAGTCAAAGGGTAGTCAATTGTCACATCCTTTCTAGTAGTATTAGTGACACTGATATGATTATCATTTCTACAACATGAGTATGAGGTAGCAAGGCAGGTTGAGCCAAGGGAATTGTCTGGCCTGTCAGGGAAACTCCTCTCCATCTTTCTGTATGGACAGAACTTAGTGGAAAACTCACTCCCCCTTCTGGGGCATAGCTTTTCTTTCAAACCCCCTGTATCTTCTAGGGAAAGAAAAATTGCTACCCATCCATCTCCCCTACCCTACCTATGGGACTATACTAGCTTTAATTTACCAGTGGCATTCTCCTGGTAATAgcctcctttctttcattccaGGCACTCATTAAAATAACCTaagaaactaaataaataaatctctGTTAAATGTGTAGCTAGCAAACTCCAAATTGAGTTTACAAAAATCTCATAATTTAAACTACTATTTAGTGCCTTTTATGagatgcacatttttttttaaatctaaattgAAAGTAACAGGTAAGAAACAAATTGGTTTGTACATGCCCAGATAACTTAGAAGATAACTAGAAAGGGGATAAGCAGCTTTCTCCAGCAGTAGAAGGGGCTACCCAGTCCCAGGACAGGATCAATCCTGTCTCCACTATCTGTAATCTGGATAACTTTTCCTTCTAGCCATGCATGGCTCCCCTTCATGCTGGGCCAATTCTCTAGCAGGTCTTCATGACTTATCTTTTAGCAACTGCTCCCCATGGCTGTTTGCTGGTACCTATTAGGTTTAGATGGTGTCTtgcttctcatttcctccaacatATCTCCAAAGTCAAAGTCAAGGGCAGAATGTGAGAGTCTTAATCCAGCTGGTCAGTTCCTTTCTCTGTGACTAAGATTCTTGCTGCAAGATCAAGAGTTGGGGGTCGGGGGAGATCACAAAATACTTGTGCTTGGTAGGCCCAGATTTCCTAGTAGATAATTGGGTGGGATGTGAATGGTCTAGGAACAGCTAAATATAGTAAGTTAAAAAAGTTTTCACTCACCCACCATTCAGAATAACTCAGACCAAAACTGAATGATATTCTTccaggggtggaggtgggggacaGCATTATGAGGGGACCTTGATGATGGCATTTATCATAGAGTGATATGTGTCCAAGAAAGTATTGGACAAAAAGATCAGGACTTTACAAGGCAATTTCAGTGTTAAATAATTGGTTGGTTGAACTAGAtaaatgaagttttatttttttcagaaaaggatTGGGTATTAAATGAGTTCCCCATCCCCCACAGAGAAGAGACTAAAAAGACTGAACCTATAGCAGAAAGACTTGGGTTAGACCTCAGAATGAGATGGAGGGGAAGATAGACAGCTCAAGACTACTGAAGAAAAGACTGGGAAAAAATGGGTTATTCTGAAAgagttgacatttatataaagcttCAGCATGCATAGAGTTCTTTACtattctcatttggtcctcacctggaataaggaaaagagggaaacaCAAAAAGTATGGTCAGAAAGGAAGGGCTAATTCTTTAATGACTCAATAGGCCAAGCAGGATAACTGTTGCTACCTTGGTCTACAGGCCACTCCACTGCCAACAGGACCAGGACGGTGCTGGATTTCCGACTCTCCCCAGATCAAACTAGTGCTAACTTGGAGGTCCTGCAAGCCAGGCTGGGTTTCTTCTTGCAGACTCCTCCCAATAGCACATGGAGTATGTATATGAAGGTCCTGGTATCTGGGTCACAGGACACCAACCTCAGTTTAACCACCCAGCAGAAGCTAGAGGTAGATTCCAGTGGCTGGTACCAGTTCCTCCTGGGGCCCGAGGCTCTGGCTGCTTATAGTCAGGGGCACCTAACCCTAGAATTGGAGCCCAAAGGCTGGGGAGCCCAAAGCCCAGTTGTCTTGAACAAGGATACCCAACAGCCCTTTATAATAGCTCAGGTGAGAATAGGAAAAAAGCACCGAATTCATCGTCGAGGCATTGAGTGCCAAGGTGGGTCTCAAATGTGTTGTCGACAAGAGTTCTTTGTAGATTTCCGGGAGATAGGCTGGCATGACTGGATCATTCAGCCTGAAGGTTATGCTATGAACTTCTGTACAGGGCAGTGCCCACTACATGTGGCAGGGATGCCAGGAATTGCTGCCTCTTTCCACACTGCTGTGCTCAACTTACTCAAGGCTAATGGAGCCCCAGGAACAGCTGGAGGAGGGTCCTGCTGTGTGCCTACTGCCCGTCGCCCTTTGTCCCTTCTCTACTATGACCGTGACAGCAACATTGTCAAGACTGACATCCCAGACATGGTGGTGGAGGCCTGTGGCTGCAGTTAATGTTTATAAAGCGGGAGGAGGACATGGAGAAGGGGATACTCACATACAGATTTCCTTCATACCTCAAGCAGCTTGTTGTTCACAAACTTCTGCCCCAACCCAAAATGGGGACTCATCTTTCCCAACACAATTCTGGAAATCCTTCCACTCTCACCTTGGGTATTACATTGAAGCAGCTGGTAGCACAGTGCatggagcactgggtctggaatcaggaagacagaat is part of the Notamacropus eugenii isolate mMacEug1 chromosome 3, mMacEug1.pri_v2, whole genome shotgun sequence genome and harbors:
- the INHBC gene encoding inhibin beta C chain is translated as MASALFLGLLLLIPTAAGKNWGGSQCPACGVPGSDPERQRELLLNLAKQSILDKLHLTQRPTLIQPVSRATLRTALWRLHGPRGRILSGRSLEVSGIGVEEQEYEIISFAEAGHSTANRTRTVLDFRLSPDQTSANLEVLQARLGFFLQTPPNSTWSMYMKVLVSGSQDTNLSLTTQQKLEVDSSGWYQFLLGPEALAAYSQGHLTLELEPKGWGAQSPVVLNKDTQQPFIIAQVRIGKKHRIHRRGIECQGGSQMCCRQEFFVDFREIGWHDWIIQPEGYAMNFCTGQCPLHVAGMPGIAASFHTAVLNLLKANGAPGTAGGGSCCVPTARRPLSLLYYDRDSNIVKTDIPDMVVEACGCS